The Candidatus Woesearchaeota archaeon genome has a window encoding:
- the gpmA gene encoding 2,3-diphosphoglycerate-dependent phosphoglycerate mutase (2,3-bisphosphoglycerate-dependent; catalyzes the interconversion of 2-phosphoglycerate to 3-phosphoglycerate), whose amino-acid sequence IPLVYELDRKLNPIRHYYIGNPEEIRKAIEKVEKQGKAK is encoded by the coding sequence ATCCCCCTTGTTTATGAGCTGGACAGGAAATTAAATCCCATAAGGCATTATTACATAGGCAACCCTGAAGAAATCAGGAAGGCAATTGAAAAAGTGGAAAAGCAGGGAAAGGCAAAATAA